A single genomic interval of Zunongwangia sp. HGR-M22 harbors:
- a CDS encoding VOC family protein, with product MIKGKIKSLGEIVIRVNNMEIMTEFYHKAIGLELIRNSAKFTFFKIAEGNAGHHQTLALFHNENATAFGEKLSDINSKNSSLHHFALEIAKEDYDNFLLKIEELNLKSTTEVFPWIKWKSVFIKDPENNIIEFVCYDENIQE from the coding sequence ATGATCAAAGGAAAGATAAAAAGTCTTGGTGAAATTGTTATTAGAGTAAATAACATGGAAATTATGACTGAATTTTATCATAAAGCTATTGGTTTAGAACTTATTCGAAACTCAGCAAAATTCACCTTTTTCAAAATTGCAGAAGGGAATGCAGGGCATCATCAAACACTTGCATTATTTCATAATGAAAATGCAACAGCTTTCGGGGAAAAACTAAGCGACATAAATTCTAAAAATTCGTCATTACATCACTTTGCCCTTGAAATTGCAAAAGAAGATTATGATAATTTTTTGTTGAAAATTGAAGAGCTAAATCTCAAATCTACTACTGAAGTTTTCCCGTGGATTAAATGGAAATCTGTTTTTATCAAAGACCCGGAAAATAATATTATCGAATTTGTGTGTTATGATGAAAACATTCAGGAATAA
- a CDS encoding thymidylate synthase, with translation MKQYQDLLQHILDNGAEKGDRTGTGTKSVFGYQMRFDLSEGFPMVTTKKVHLKSIIYELLWFLKGDTNIEYLKENGVRIWNEWADENGDLGPIYGHQWRNWNGEEIDQISEIIETLKTNPNSRRMLVSAWNPSVMPDTSVSFSENVANGKAALPPCHAFFQFYVADGKLSCQLYQRSADVFLGVPFNIASYALFTMMMAQVCGYEAGDFIHTFGDVHIYSNHMDQVNLQLSRAPRDLPKMKINPEIKDIFDFKFEDFKLEGYDPHPPIKGKVAV, from the coding sequence ATGAAGCAATATCAAGACTTACTACAACATATTTTAGATAACGGTGCAGAAAAGGGCGATCGTACGGGTACCGGAACCAAAAGTGTTTTTGGTTACCAGATGCGTTTTGATCTTAGCGAAGGTTTCCCAATGGTAACCACAAAAAAAGTACATCTAAAATCCATAATTTACGAGCTGCTTTGGTTTCTAAAGGGCGACACAAATATTGAATATCTAAAAGAAAACGGCGTACGTATTTGGAACGAGTGGGCCGATGAAAATGGTGATTTAGGACCAATTTACGGCCATCAATGGAGAAATTGGAATGGTGAGGAAATCGATCAAATTTCAGAAATTATTGAAACTCTAAAGACAAATCCTAATAGTCGTAGAATGTTGGTTTCTGCATGGAATCCTTCAGTAATGCCAGATACCTCGGTTTCATTTTCAGAAAATGTAGCCAATGGCAAAGCTGCGCTTCCACCCTGCCACGCATTTTTTCAGTTTTATGTAGCAGATGGAAAATTGAGTTGTCAACTTTACCAACGTAGTGCCGATGTATTTTTAGGCGTTCCGTTTAATATTGCTTCTTATGCATTATTTACGATGATGATGGCTCAGGTTTGTGGTTACGAAGCTGGAGATTTTATTCATACTTTTGGAGACGTACACATTTACAGCAATCATATGGATCAGGTGAATTTGCAATTAAGTAGAGCGCCAAGAGATTTACCAAAAATGAAGATCAATCCAGAAATTAAAGATATTTTTGATTTTAAGTTTGAAGATTTTAAATTAGAGGGTTACGATCCGCATCCACCTATAAAAGGTAAAGTTGCGGTGTAA
- a CDS encoding TonB family protein, with product MKRLLLIASFVFGTVGTIAAQQTSPVWPGCEDSEDVKACFNQKLSQHVKENYEYPQNDAGEYVRGKVTIKFEVDEEGKVNVLNIEGNEPLVNEAAKKMIKKMPKMKPGKLQGEVDAREFTVSYKF from the coding sequence ATGAAAAGGTTATTGCTTATCGCAAGTTTTGTATTCGGAACTGTAGGAACAATCGCAGCTCAACAAACCTCTCCGGTTTGGCCAGGTTGCGAAGACAGTGAAGATGTAAAGGCTTGTTTTAATCAGAAGCTTAGTCAGCACGTAAAAGAAAATTACGAATATCCACAAAACGATGCCGGAGAATATGTTCGAGGAAAAGTAACCATCAAATTTGAAGTTGATGAAGAAGGCAAAGTAAATGTTTTGAATATCGAAGGGAATGAACCTTTAGTTAACGAAGCAGCGAAAAAAATGATTAAAAAAATGCCTAAAATGAAACCTGGAAAATTACAGGGCGAGGTGGATGCAAGAGAATTTACGGTCTCTTATAAATTCTAA
- a CDS encoding energy transducer TonB, with the protein MKKILFIGCLLVSLMSYAQENVKTEGNTVTVKEIALVWPGCENEDNKDNCFNSKFLNHVKTTYKYPRKDSGDFIRGKATIKMHIDENGNAKIDKIETKEPKIKSAVQKMLAELPKMTPGKKAGKPVSIKYTIPLQL; encoded by the coding sequence ATGAAAAAAATACTATTTATTGGTTGTTTGTTAGTAAGCTTGATGAGCTACGCACAAGAAAATGTAAAAACCGAAGGTAATACTGTTACCGTAAAAGAAATCGCACTAGTATGGCCCGGTTGTGAGAATGAAGACAATAAGGACAATTGCTTTAATAGCAAATTCTTAAATCACGTAAAGACCACTTATAAATATCCGCGGAAAGATTCTGGAGATTTTATTCGTGGTAAGGCTACTATAAAAATGCATATTGATGAAAACGGTAATGCTAAGATCGACAAGATCGAAACTAAAGAGCCAAAAATTAAATCTGCTGTACAAAAAATGCTCGCTGAACTGCCTAAAATGACTCCGGGTAAAAAGGCAGGAAAGCCTGTTTCTATAAAATATACGATCCCTTTGCAATTATAG